One genomic window of Deinococcus reticulitermitis includes the following:
- a CDS encoding tetratricopeptide repeat protein — MTDPARSGATSVQDAPAPLDSGFPNADSAFSGAPSPGALPDWKTFARGGEWRRAQAAATLGGAAPEVTAAITLVSALQEDVRARRYPAARRALGAYEGALADVARVSQGEAALLRSLAEPELLAPAIDALSAATGEADPAALQVKLVPAHAHALTRAEAHNALGVLHALRQEEDAAQGCFEQALTADPGHFRARMNIGNLALEGGRLAEAEAAYREVLRLAPDYDGAHHNLGVALRRQGRLYESVGSIRRAQRLGVRQSREQAREEMNEQLRVNPRLRWVRVAGIAFLVLVVALLFWTSRGGP; from the coding sequence ATGACCGATCCGGCCCGTTCAGGGGCGACTTCCGTGCAGGACGCGCCTGCACCGCTCGATTCCGGGTTTCCGAACGCCGACTCTGCCTTCTCGGGTGCCCCTTCCCCCGGTGCGCTGCCTGACTGGAAGACCTTCGCGCGGGGGGGCGAGTGGCGCCGGGCACAGGCGGCGGCCACGCTGGGCGGCGCGGCGCCCGAGGTGACGGCGGCGATCACGCTCGTGAGTGCCTTACAAGAGGATGTGCGCGCCCGGCGCTACCCGGCGGCCCGGCGCGCGCTCGGCGCCTACGAGGGGGCCCTGGCGGACGTCGCGCGGGTCTCGCAGGGGGAAGCGGCGCTGCTGCGCTCTCTGGCTGAGCCGGAGCTGCTCGCCCCGGCCATTGACGCGCTGAGCGCCGCGACCGGCGAGGCCGACCCCGCCGCACTCCAGGTCAAGCTCGTCCCGGCGCACGCGCACGCCCTGACCCGCGCCGAGGCGCACAACGCCCTCGGGGTGCTGCACGCCCTGCGCCAGGAGGAAGACGCCGCGCAGGGCTGCTTCGAGCAGGCGCTCACTGCCGACCCCGGGCACTTCCGGGCGCGCATGAACATCGGCAACCTCGCGCTCGAGGGGGGGCGCCTCGCCGAGGCCGAGGCCGCCTACCGCGAGGTGCTGCGCCTCGCTCCCGATTACGACGGCGCGCACCACAACCTCGGCGTCGCCCTGCGCCGTCAGGGCCGGCTCTACGAGTCGGTGGGCTCGATCCGCCGCGCCCAGCGCCTCGGCGTCCGGCAGTCGCGCGAGCAGGCCCGTGAGGAGATGAACGAACAACTGCGCGTCAACCCCCGGCTGCGCTGGGTGCGGGTGGCCGGAATCGCCTTCCTCGTTCTCGTCGTGGCGCTGCTGTTCTGGACCTCGCGCGGGGGGCCGTGA